ATCTCAAGAGCCCGGATCGTCGGGCCGAAGTAAGAACTGAACACGTCCACCGCATGGTCGATCGTCCGATAATACTGGAGTGCAGTTCGCCGTTCACTTTCGATCGAACGCGTGCCCGCACCGAGTAACTCGTCGAGCCCCTCGTCTGTGCCCCACAGAAGAGGCGAGGGGACGTCCGGTGGTGGGGGGACGTATTCGGCGTGAGTAGCAAACCAATCGCCACTCCACCCCTCGGAGATCGGACCTGCCAGACTGATTTTGCCCCCCGGCTTACACACTCGCAGTAACTCGCTTGCCGCCTGCTTCTGGTCGGGTGCGAACTGCACCCCGTACACCGAGAGTACTACATCGAAGCTGTTGTCGGGGAATGGCAGGTCCTGTGCATCGCCAACGCGAAAGTCGATGGACTGCCCGTTAGCCTCTGCCCGGGTTCTCGCACGTTCGATCAATTCGGGGACGTAATCGAGGCCGGTGACCTCACAGTACCGTCGCTCTGCGACCAGTGCCGCTGTCCCACTCCCACAGGCCACGTCCAGCACACGCTGGCGGGGGTGGGGATCAACCGCCTTGCAGAGTGCTTCTGCCATGACCACGTTTTGGCGGGCAATCTCGTTGAAATCGCCAGTTGCCCACGTCTCCTTTTGATTCTTCGTAATGCCCGTATAGTCTGTGTCGCTCATGTTCTCTTCCCTCCGTCCACGAAAGGCGTCGATCGCCGGTCGT
This region of Natronosalvus halobius genomic DNA includes:
- a CDS encoding class I SAM-dependent methyltransferase, which translates into the protein MSDTDYTGITKNQKETWATGDFNEIARQNVVMAEALCKAVDPHPRQRVLDVACGSGTAALVAERRYCEVTGLDYVPELIERARTRAEANGQSIDFRVGDAQDLPFPDNSFDVVLSVYGVQFAPDQKQAASELLRVCKPGGKISLAGPISEGWSGDWFATHAEYVPPPPDVPSPLLWGTDEGLDELLGAGTRSIESERRTALQYYRTIDHAVDVFSSYFGPTIRALEMLDPDAQERLRDDLGEIFRRYNRATDGTAIVENQYCQTIATNE